In Deltaproteobacteria bacterium, the sequence GGCCCAGTCCTCCTCGTCGAGCTCGATGCGTCCGCGCATCGACGGCTGATCGATGGGTGACGACAGCGGCGTGATGTTGGCGTTGTCGCGATCGTCGAGCGGCGGCGGCACGAAGCGCGGGCCCCGGGCGTGACTCGAAACCGGCGGCGGCAGGCCCATGAGGGTGTCGATCGGGCTGCTGGCCTCGTCCGCCATCGGTGGTGGCGGCGGCAGCGGTGGCGGCGGCGGCATCGCGTGGATCGTCAGCATGTGCGCGCCGCGGGGCGTGTGATCGGGCGGCAGCGCCGACGGGGCACCGACCGGGGCGTCGGCCCGCTGCGGCGCCCCACCGACGCTGGTCACACGCCGGGCGCCGTCGTCGTCGCGGTCGGCGGTGTAGGGCTCGGTGGCGCGCTCGGCTGCGGGGGCGGCCGCGGGTGCGAGCGGCTCGAAGCCGTCGATCTGGCGGTCGTAGGGCCCGTCGATGGGCGTCGTCGGTCGCGGTCGTGGTGCATCGGTGGGGCGGCGCACCGGCGGCGAGCCGTCGACGATGGTGCTGCGCGCACGCGGCCCGTCGGTCGGGATCAAGTCGACCGGCGGCGGCGTCAGGCGCCGCGCGGCGGTGCTCGGCGTCCACGGCCGCGCCCCCGGCGTCACGCCGAAGCTGGGCGGCGGATCGATCGTCGGGGGCCGCAGCGGTGAGGGCCGGGTGTCGGTGTCGTCGCCGGGCGTGCGCTCGGACTGCCGCAGCTTGACCACGGTCTCGAGCGCGCGGCTGGTGTGGGCGCAGACCTCGTCGAGCAGCGCGGCCTCGGCGGGGAGGAACTCGTCACCGCCGCGATCGACGTAGACCAGCAGGGTCGGGCGGCCGGCGACGTCGACCCGACGGGCGAGGCACGGGTGGCCGGACGACAGCGAGAGCGCGCGCGCGAAGCCGTCGTCGTCGAGCACGCCGGCGTTGCGCGAGTCGGCCATCACGCGGGCGGCGAAGCCGACGCTACCGATCGGGACCACGCGACCGGCGGGGTCGGGCAGCGCAGTCTGGGGCGAGCCGAGGCCGACCAGCTCGCGGCCCCGTACCCGCAGGATCGCGAATCGCGGCGAGAGGATCGCGAGCGCGGTCGCCAGCGATTCCATCGCGCCATCGCGGGTGCGCGCGCGGTCGAGCTCGGCGTTGACACTGGAAATGCGGCCGGCGATGTCGGCACTGCGCAGCGACAGCTCGAGATCGCGGCCGGTCGAGATCATCGTGCCGCGGGCGGTGAACCGCACCGGCGGCGGACCGCCGACGACCGTGCGCGCCGGCGACAGCACGATCGCGCCGGCATCGTCGGTCGTGCCGTCGCGGGTCGGTGCACCGAGCTCGGTCGTGGTGGTGGGCGGAGGCGGAGGCGGAGGCGGGGGCGGCTCGGGCTGAGCGCGGGTGTGCGGGCCCGACTCGAGCGACGCGGCCGCGGCCATCCGCATCTCGATCGACGCCACGCGCGTGCGATCGTCGGGGTCGGGCGGTGCGGCGATGTCGAGCTGCGGTTGCGGGCGCGGGCTCGAGACCGAGGGTGGCGGCGGGACCACGGGTACGCTGCCGCGGCCCATGATGAGCGTGCGACCACGCATCGGCGCCGCGGGGGCGCCGGGTTCCTCCGAGGTCGCGGCGCCGTCGTCGTCGTGCAGCGGCGTGCCGGCGCTGGTGTCTCCGGGCTCGAGCGCCGGCGACGGCGGGTCGGTCAGCGCGAGCGCGAACGACGAGGAGTCGTCGTCGAGCGGCAGCATCGGATTCGGTTGATAGACGATCGTCGCGCGACGTTCGAACTCGTCCTCGGGCTCGGGGCTGGTGCCGGGCGCACCGGTGGCGATCGGTGGCTGCGTGCGATCGCGATCGTCGTCGGCGGCCGGCCGCGGGACCCCACGCAATCCGGAGTCGGGCGAGAACATGTCGAACGAGCCCATCGAGCCCGGGTCGTGCAGCATCGGGAACCCGACGTCGGACACCGACGGGCGTCGGCGCAGCGCGCTGAGGTAGGCCACGCACAACACCGCGTAGCGCTGCGGCACCACCGAGACCGTGCGCTCGGCCGCGATCTTCTCGAGCGCGCACTCCGGCAGCACGAAGGCCTGGACCCCCGGCATCATGCGGTAGAGCGCGCCGAGGCGCTCGTTGGGGAGGTCGGGGTGCACGCCGATCCACACCGTGCCCGAGCGATCGCAAAGCGGCACCGCCCAACCGATCTCGATGATGTCGTCGGGCAACGCGTGCCACGGACGATCGCGCTCGTCGTCGATCAGCTCGAAGGGCGCGAGCGGGAGTCCGCACGCCTGCACCAACAGCTCGCCCAGGGTGTGCGGGTCGATCAGCTCGAGCTCGAGCAGCACGCTGTCGAGGCTGCCGCCGTAGATTTGCTGCCGACGCGTCGCGGCGTCGAGGTGGTCGGCTGGCAGGGCGCCGGTCTGTTCGAGGTATCGCCGGAGGTGGCTCACGGATCCCTCACCGCCCAGGTGCCCGCGAGCCAGTCGTGCCAGGCGCGCTTCTCCATGTCGACGACGATCCAGAGCCACCCGAGCGCACCCGGCAACACCCCCAGCACGGCGACGAGTCCCCGCACGATCGCGCGCGCGGCGTTGGGTCGATGGCCGCGACGATCGACCACGCGGATCCCGAGCAGCTTCTGCCCCGGCGTACGCCCCGACAGGTGCCAGAACAACGCGAGGTACAGCACCGCCATCAGGCCCAGCGGTGCACCCTTGCGGGCGATCGCGCCGGCGCTGAGCTCGAACAGGTGCAGCAGTGACTCGAGCGCAGTCTTGCCCGACAGCAGCGCGGGCTCGTCGCTGGCGGCCGCGACCATCCACGCCAGCGGGCCGGCCGTGAACAGCAGGATCGCGCCGTCGATCATCGCCGCGGCGAAGCGGCGCCAGAAGCCCGCCGCCACGAACGGCGCGAGCGCGGTGGCGCAGCTCGGGCAGCTCGGCTCGGTCCCGGCCGCGACGTCGGGCGCGAGGGGAGCATCGCAGACCGGGCAGAACGACGGCTTGGGCGATCGCGGACGCCGAGGGGCCATCTCGCGCAGCAGCTTACCATGGTGGCGGCGGCTTGCGGGCGCCCCTAGAGGGTCGAGCAGGCCGCACGAGCCCGATCCCGAACGCGCGGTCGTCAGGTGAGCGCGCGCAGTCGTCCGAGCCCCGCCACGACCGCCGTGGGGGCGCGCAGGGTCCACGGGCCGAGCGAGCACGCGCTCATCCCCGCGTCCTCGCACGCGCGCACCTCGTCCTCACGGAGTCCGCCTTCAGGACCCACGAACAGACGTGCGACCCGCGGGGGGCTCGGGGCCGCAGCGTCGCGCAGGCGCTCCCACGCGATCCAGCCACCGCGCGGCTCGGTCCGCGCGAGCAGGTCCGCGAGTGCGAGCGGCCCGGCGATCACCGGTGGCTGCGGCCGGCCGCACTGCCGCATCGCTGCTTGCAGCACGCGATCGATCCGCGCGCGCCCGGGCAGCTGCGCCTGCGCGAACGCGGTGCGCACCAGGGTCAGCCGTGTCACGCCGAGCTCGCACGCGGCGGTGATGCACGCCAGCGTCGCGTCGACGTCGGGCATGCCGAGCCACAGCTCGAGCGTCGGCGTGTCGGCGTACGCGATCGCTGCGTCGACGCGCAGGGTTGCGCTGCGCGCATCGACGCGCTCGAGCACCGCGCGCGCACCGTGGCCGGCGCCGTCGAGCACCTCGACCACGTCGCCCTTCGCTGCACGGCGCACGCGCACGAGGTAGTGCAGCTCGTCACCGACCAGCTCGACGGTCGCGTCCGGCGTGAGCTCGCCGGCGTGGAACACCCGCACGCTCATGGTCCGCGTCGCAGATCGAGCGCGACCCACTCGCCCCGCTGGCGCGGCCAAGGTGAGATGTCGGGATCATGGACGAACCCGGCCTCGCGATAGGCGGCCGCGACTGCGTCGCGCTCGTCGTCGAGCACACCCGACAGCACCACCACGCCACCGGGTCGCGTGCACCGGGCCAGCGCCGCCGCGCGAGGGATCAGCGTGTGCGCCCGGATGTTCGCGAGCACGAGGTCGAAGCTCGCGTCGTCGACCGCGTCGACGTCGCCGGTGCGGATCTGCAGCCGCGACTCGAGGCTGTTGGCGATCGCGTTCTCGTGGGTCGTCGCCGTCGCCTCGGGATCGTCGTCGACCGCGAGGACCTCGGCCCGCGGGAGCAGGCGCGCGGCGACCAGCGCGAGGATGCCGGAGCCGCAGCCGAGATCGAGCACCCGCCGTGGCGGCGGTCCGGGCGCACGCGCAATGGCTGCCACGCGATCGAGGCACAGCTGCGTGGTCTCGTGCAGACCGGTGCCGAAGGCGCGTCCGGGGTCGAGCACCAGCTCCACCGCGGGATCACCGTCCTCGCGTGGTAGCCAGCTCGGGCGCAGCAGCAGCTGTCCGTCGCCGAGGACGGTCTTGCGGTAGAACTGCTTCCAAGCATCGCGCCAGTCGTCATCCGTGCGGACCTCACCGGTGGCGTGCGCGGCGAGGCCGAACGCGTCGACGAGGCGTTCTGCCCGGGCTTGTACGGTCAACAGCTGTTCCGGCGTCGTGTACACCACCATCTCGGGCGCCGCGGGTCCGCCGGGATCCCGCGGATCTCGGGTCTCGACACCGCTGACGCCATCGATCGCGGCGATGCACGCCGCGGCCTCCTCGAGTTGCACGAGTGTTGCAGACCACGCCTCACGCGTGGAGCGGTCAGGGGAAACACGGAACGTGACGATCGCCCAGGGCGGCGTCGGTGTCGTGGTCATGGGCGGTCACTTCGGGGTGAGTGCGCTGCGGCGAGGCCGCGCGCGAGCGCGCGTGCAAGCGATCGATCGATCGCCGCGATCGGTTGCCGCAGTGCTAGCGTATCAGGGGTCCGAGCCATGACGAACACCCACGAGCGACGCACACAGCCCCGCGCGCAGCTCCACGGCAACGTGACCGCGTTCGTCGGCGACGAGCGGGTGGATTGTGCCGCGCTCGACATCAGTGCGGCCGGCCTGGCGATCCTCAGCCCACAGCTGCGATCGCCTGGCCAGTTCGTGCGCGTGAACTTCTGCCTCACCCCGCAGGCAGGAACGCCACGGTGGTACGACGCCGATGGCGTCGTCGTCCGTGCGACGCAGGGTCGCGGTGGCGTGGTGCTCGGCGTGCAGTTCGTGGTGATCGAGGATCGGGTCGCGCGCGACGTGCATGCTTACGTCGCTGCGACGCGACAGGCCGCGTTCGTGGCCGAGATGCGTCGGGTGTCCGGGACCAGCGAGGTGGAGTTCGGCCCCGGTGGGCCACCCCCGGAGCGCATGCCCGACGCGAACTTCCCACCCAAGGCGACCGGGGAGTTCTCCCCGCCGGCAGGTGCCCGTAGCCCGTCGACCGGCGAGACGGCACGCCATACGACCTCCGAGTACGGCACCAGTGAGCCCGCACCGCCGGCGGGCCCGCGACGCAGCAGCCAGACCGTGGCGCACGCGCCCGCGGCCCGCACCGAAGGGGCGCCCTCGCGATCGCGAACGCCGTCGTCCACCGCCACGCCGGCCGCGCCCCCGCGCGCGGCTGCAGCGAAGCCCCCGACTTCGGACGCCTCCCGCGATCGCATGAACGAGTCGGCGCAGAAGGCCGAGATCGCCGCGCTGATCCGCGATGCGCTGGCCGAGGTGGACGGCACCCTCGACAGCAAGAAGGGCCGCAAGAAGTAAGACGCTGGGACGGCGGCCCTCGCCGTGCCGCCCGGGGCGACGGTTGCCCCTCGCCTCAGTGCGCCGCGACGCGCAGCTGGGCCTCGAGCCACATGCGCTCGTCGTCGAGTGCCCGGTGCTCACCGGCCTCGATGGGGCCCTTGTCGTGCTCGAGCGCGGCCTTGACCTCGCCGAGCCGCTTGGTCACCGCGGCGCGATCGATCTGATCGGCCTCGGCCGCGCGGTCGCACAGGATGATCACGCGCCCGGCCTCCTTCACCTCGAGGAAGCCGGCACCGACGGCCAGGCGCACCTGGGTCGCGCCCTCGCGGAAGCGGACCACACCCGGCACCAGCGCGGTGATCAGCGCCTCGTGGCGGGGCAGCACGCCGATCTCGCCGAGCACGCCCGGCACCTCGACGCCCGGCACCTCGATGCCGTCACGGATCGCGCCCATGGGCGTGAGGATGTCGAGCTTGATCGATGTGTCGGACATGGCTTCTCGGGGCGGGACGTGTGGGGGCCGGTCGTGGTGTCAGCGGTCGCGGCGTCAGGACTTCTTCGCGAGTTCCTTGGCCTTCTCGACCGCGTCGGCGATGCCACCGACCATGTAGAACGCGTCCTCGGGCAGGTCGTCGTGCTTGCCCTCGGCGATCTCGCGGAAGCTGTTCACGGTGTCCTCGAGCTCGACGAACTTACCCTGCATGCCGGTGAACTGCTCGGCGACGTGGAAGGGCTGGCTCAGGAACTTCTGGATCTTGCGGGCGCGGGCGACCAGCAGGCGGTCCTCTTCGGACAGCTCGTCCATGCCGAGGATCTTGATGATGTCCTGCAGCTCCTTGTACTTCTGCAGGATCTGCTGGACGCGGCGGGCGACGCGGTAGTGCTCGGCACCGACGACGTCGGGCGCGAGGATGGTGCTGGTCGAGTCGAGCGGATCGACCGCCGGGTAGATGCCGATCTCGGTCAGGGCGCGGCTGAGCACCGTGGTCGCGTCCAAGTGCGCGAACGCGGTCGCGGGCGCCGGGTCGGTGAGGTCGTCGGCGGGCACGTAGATGGCCTGCACCGAGGTGATCGAGCCCTTGTTGGTGGTGGTGATGCGCTCCTGCAGCACGCCCATCTCGGTGGCCAGCGTCGGCTGGTAACCCACCGCGGAGGGGATGCGACCGAGCAACGCCGACACCTCGGAGCCCGCCTGCGTGAAGCGGAAGATGTTGTCGACGAAGAGCATCACGTCCTGGCCCATGGTGTCGCGGAAGTACTCCGCGATGGTCAGGCCCGAGAGCGCCACGCGGGCGCGGGCACCCGGGGGCTCGTTCATCTGGCCGTAGACCAGCGCCACCTTCGACTTGTCGGGATCGACCGAGGTGACCTGGCGGTTCTCGTGGTCCCACTCGGCCTGGATGACGCCCGACTCGATCATCTCGAAGTAGAGGTCGTTGCCCTCGCGGGTGCGCTCGCCGACGCCGGCGAACACCGAGAAGCCGCCGTGCTTCTTGCCGACGTTGTTGATGAGCTCCATCAGGAGCACGGTCTTGCCGACGCCGGCGCCGCCGAAGAGGCCGATCTTGCCACCGCGACGGTAGGGCGCGAGCAGGTCGATGACCTTGATGCCGGTGACGAACGGCTCGACCTTGGTGCTCTGGTCGACGAACGCGGGGGCCTTGCGATGGATCGGCCAGCGCTCCTCGGCACCGACCTCGCCCTGCTCGTCGACCGGGTCGCCGACGACGTTGAGGATGCGGCCGAGGGTCTTCTTGCCGACCGGCACGCTGATGGGCTTGCCGGTGTCCTTGACCGGCATGCCGCGCACGAGACCGTCGGTCGAGTCCATCGAGATGGTGCGAACGGTACGCTCGCCGAGGTGCATCGCGACCTCGAGCACGAGGTTGTCCGGGCGGTCGTCGATCGACGCGTTGGTGACCGTGAGCGCGACGTTGACCTCGGGCAGGTGGTCTTCGAACTCGACGTCGACGACGGGACCGATCACCTGCAGGACGCGGCCGACCTTGCCGACCGAGACGGTCGGGGCGGGCGGCAGGTCACCGAAGAGGGGCTTGTCGGAGGGCGGAGTGAAGCTGGTGGTCATGGCGTTCGTTCCTGGCGAGAAATCTGGCGAGTGCAGGTCGTGCGCGACCCTGCTGGGTCGACGGGCCTAGCCCTTGAGGGCCTCGGCGCCGCCGATGATTTCCATGAGTTCCTTGGTGATCGCCGCTTGCCGCTCGCGGTTGTAGACCAAGGTCAGATCCGCAATCATCTCGGATGCGTTGTCGGTCGCGGCGTCCATCGCGACCCGGCGGGCCGCGATCTCGGCGGCGATGGAGTTGAACATCGCCTGCTGCAGGCGGGCCTCGATCGCCAGCGCGACCAGGTGCTGCAGCACCGCCTCGCGGCTGGGCTCGTAGGTGGGCTCGCGGCCGCTGGCGACGGTCTCGCCGGGCTGCAGCGGGATGATGACGTCGTTGTGGACCTTCTGGGTCAGCACGCTGACGAACTCGTTGAAGAACAGCCGCACCGCGTCGACCCGCTTGCCGGACTTGCCGGTGAAGGCCGCGATCGCGTCGGCGATGACGGCCTTCGCCACCTCGACCAAGGTCGCGAGGGTCGGGGCCTCGTGGGTCGCGCGCAGCTCGATGCGCGCGGCCTGCAGCGCCGCGGCGGCCTTCTTGCCGATCGCGACCACCTCGACCTCGACGCCCTCGGCGCGACGCTGGCGGATCCAGGCGATCGTGGCGCGGGCGATGTTGGTGTTGAAGCCACCGCACAGGCCGCGGTCGGCGGTCATCACCAGCAACAGCTCGCGCTCGACCTTGCGCTGCTCGAGCAGCGGATGGGCCGCGCCGCGCTCGGACGCCTCGATGCCGCTCACGAGCGACTCGATGACCTCGCGCATGCGATCGCCGTAGGGCTTGGCCGCCGTGACCGCGTCCTGGGCCTTCTTGAGGCGCGCGGACGCGATTTGGCTCATCGCCGCGGTGATCTTGCGGGTGTTCTTGACCGACCCGATGCGGTTGCGCAGCTCTTTGAGGTTCGCCATGTCGACTCGCGGATGGGCTGACTAGGCCTTGAAGGTCTTCTTGAAGGTCACGATGGCCTCGTCGAGGTCCTTGTCGAGCTGGACCAGCTCGTCCTTCTTCTTGGCGGCGCGGACCTGATCGAGCAGGGGGCCCCGCTTCTCCTTGAGCCAGTCGTGCAGCTCCTTCTCGAACTTCGCCACGTGGGCGAGCTCGAGCTCGTCGAGCTCACCGGTGGTGCCGGCGCGGATCGACGCGACCTGCAGCGCGACGTCGAGCGGCTGATACTGCGGCTGCTTGAGCAGCTCGACCAGGCGAGCGCCGCGGTTGAGCGTCGCGCGGGTGGCCTTGTCGAGGTCGGAGGCGAACTGCGAGAACGCCTCGAGCTCGCGGTACTGCGCGAGGTACAGGCGCAGCGTGCCGGCGTAGCGCTTCATCGCGGGGATCTGCGCCGAGCCACCCACGCGCGACACACTGATGCCGACGTTGAGCGCGGGGCGGATGCCGCGGTTGAACAGCTGACCCTCGAGGAAGATCTGGCCGTCGGTGATGGAGATGACGTTGGTCGGGATGTACGCCGAGACGTCACCGGCCTGGGTCTCGATGATCGGCAGCGCCGTCAGCGAGCCCGCACCCTCCTTGTTGGAGAGCTTGCAAGCGCGCTCGAGCAGGCGGCTGTGCAGGAAGAACACGTCGCCCGGGTAGGCCTCGCGACCCGGCGGGCGGCGCAGCAGCAGCGACAGCTGGCGGTAGGCGACCGCCTGCTTGGAGAGGTCGTCGTAGACCAGCAGCGCGTGGCCGCCGTTGTCGCGGAAGAACTCGCCCATCGTCACGCCGGAGTACGGCGCGAGGAACTGCAGCGGGGCCGACTCGGACGAGGTCGCGGCGACCACGATGGTGTACTCCATCGCGCCGGCGCGGCGCAGGCGGTCGACCACGGTCGCGACGGTCGACTGCTTCTGACCGATCGCGACGTAGACGCAGATCATGTTCTGACCCTTCTGGTTCAGAATCGTGTCCACGGCCACGGCGGTCTTGCCAGTCTGGCGGTCGCCGATGATGAGCTCGCGCTGACCACGGCCAATCGGGATCATGGCGTCGATGGCCTTGATGCCGGTCTGCATCGGCTCGTGCACGCTCTTGCGCTTCACGATGCCGGGCGCCTTGATCTCGACCACGCGGCTCTCGACGTCGACCAGCGGGCCCTGACCGTCGATGGGCTCGCCGAGCGCGTTCACGACGCGACCGATGAGGCCCTTGCCGACCGGCACGCTCATGATGGTGCCGGTGCGCTTGACGGTGTCGCCCTCCTTGATGAGGTGGTCGTTGCCCAGCAGCGCGATGCCGACGTTGCCCTCTTCGAGGTTCAACACCATGCCGCGCACGCCGTGCGGGAAGTCGAGCAGCTCGCCGGCCATGGCGTTGCCGAGGCCGTCCACGCGCGCGATGCCGTCACCGACCGTCAGCACGGTGCCGGTCTCCTGCACCGAGAGGCTGTTGTCGTACCCCGCGACTTGCTCGCGGATGATGCGGCTGATTTCGTCGGCTCGGATCTCCATGATGATTTGGCTCGCTTGTGGCGCCGCATCGGTCGCGGCGCGATGGGAAGGTCCGTGAAGGAACGCAGTTGCTTCGAGAGGGGAAGGGAGCGTCAGTGCTGCAGGGTCTCGCGCATGCGCGCGAGCTGGGTGCGGAGGCTGCCGTCGATGACGTAGCTACCGACCTTGGTGACCACGCCGCCGAGCAGCGCGGGATCGACCGCGGTGGTCACGACCACGGTCTTGCCGGTCGCGGTCGCGAGCGCCTGCTGCAGGCGCGAGACCGCGTCGGCGCTCATCGGTGCGGCCGAGGTGATCTCGGCCTGCACGCGGTTGGCGGCCTCGTCGGACAACCGCAGGAACGCGCGGCTGATCTCCGGCAGGCCGACGATGCGATCCTTGTCGATCGCGTGGGCGAGGAACTTGATGACCATCGGGTCGGCGCCGACGCGGCGACCGAGCGCCTCGAGCAGCTTCTTGCGATCGGCGACCGAGAAGCGGCGGCTCGACAGCGCGGCCAGCAGCGTGAGGCCGTTCTCGTCGGCGGCGCGGCCGAGCTCGGCGAGCGCGCCGAGGTCCTTGGCGTACTTGTCGCGGGCAGCGGGCGAGGGCGCCAGCTGCAGCAGCGCGCGGGCGTAGCGACGGGCGAGGCTTCCGGGAATCACGACGGTCCTCCCTCGGCGGCGCCGAGCGGGGCGCTGGCGGTCTGACGGATGTAGTCATCGACCATGCGGACCTGATCGGCGGCGCCGATGCGCTCGCGCAGGAGCACCTCGGCGCGGGCGACCGCGCGGTCGACGATTTCCTTCTCGAGCTGCCGGCGCCGCAGCTCGCCCTCGCGCTCGGCGGCGGCGATCGCCGACTGGCGGATGCGCTCGGCCTCGGCCTCGGCGGCGGCGATGATGCGGCTGCGGTCGGCGGCGGCACGGCTGCGCGCCTCGGTGAGGATCTCCTCGACCTCGCCGTCCATGCGGGCGAGGCGGGCGCGGACGTCCTTCATGACGCCCTCGGCCTGCTCGCGCGCCGCGCTGGCGCGATCGAGCTGCGACTTGATCTCGTCGCTCTTGCGGGCCGTGCTCGCGCGCAGCTTCGAGAAGAGCAGCTTCTCGAGCAGCCACATGAGCACGGCGAAGTTGATGAGGATCCACAGCAGGCCGGTCTTGCCGGTGTTGCCGAAGATCGGCGAGATCCACTCGATGCCGCCGCCGTGGGCGGCCTCGTGCCCGGCGGCCGGGGCCGCGGCGTGGGCTGCCGGGGCCGCTTCGCCGTGGGCAGGCGCAGCGAGGGCGACGTTGGCGAGCGCGAGGTTGGCGAGTGCCAGCCAGGTCGCGAAGGACATCACACGCGGGATGCGGGACATCAGGCGGCTCCCCTTCCCAGCAGCTTGCTGGCGATGGTCTGCGCGAGCTCGTCGACGCGGCCCGAGAGCTCGGTGCGGGCGGCCTCCGACTCGCGGGCGATGCGTTCGCGCGCGGCGGTGGCCTCGGCGCTGGCGGCCTCGCGGGCGGTCGCGAGCTTCGCGGCCTGGGCCTGCTCCTCTTCGCGGTGCGCGGCGCCGCGGAGATCCGCGGCCTGATCGCGGGCCGCCGCGAGCTTGGCGTCGTAGTCCTTCACCAGCGCGTCGGCCTCTTGCTCGAGCGCGACCGCCTTGCGAGCGGCGCCGTCGATGGCCTCGGCGCGGCGGGCCTGGGTCGCGAGCCAGGGCTTGAACAACAGTGGATTGAGGATCACCACCAGGGCGAGGAAGATGCCCCCCTGCACGAACAGGGTCCCGTCGATGTCGACCACCGGTGCGCCGACGAGGGCCAGCGACGAGGGCAGCGCGTCCGTGAGGGTCGAGAGAAGTGCGGCGTGATCCATCGTCGGTCCAACCTCGAGCGCTGACGCAGAGTCCGCCACGACCCGCGCTCGCGCGCGCTAGCTACCACGCTGCCGTCGCGGGCGTCAACGCCACCGTCGGCGCGTTGCGGCCGGGCGATCGCGCGCCGATGGGCCCGATTGCGTGGTGTTGGTGGCGATGGCCCCACCGCGGCTGGTGTCGGTGCCCACGTCGGGCGAGCGCGTCGATCGTCGACGGTGCGCGCGCCGCTCGCGGGGGCGTGCGGCGGGGCCGCTCGGTTGCGGCCGTTGGCTCAGCCGACCGCGGCGGTATCGGTCGGCGTCGGCGCCTTGTCGCGCTTGCGTTGACCGTTGCCGGTGGTCGCGTGCTGGCCGCTGCCGTCCATCTGGCAGTTGCCCTCGAACACGCTGCCGCGCTGGATCTCGAGCGCCGGGCTCGAGAGGTTGCCGTACACGCGCGCCGGCGCATGGATCTCGATCGACTCGCTGGCGCTGATGTCCCCGCGCACGGTGCCCTCGATGACGATCCGCGCCGCGACGATCTGCGCGCGCACGTCGGCCGACTCGCCCACGATCAGCGTGCCCTGCGTGCGGATCTCACCGGAGAACTCGCCGTCGATGCGCACCGCACCTTCGAACGTGAGCTTCCCGTCGAATGCACTGCCTTTGCCGAGGATCGTGGTGATGTCGGGGGTGTTCATGGGCGTCTGGCCTCGAGGCTTCTCGCGGTGGTCCGCGGGAGTGATCTCCGACCGCAGGCGCGGTGGAGATCGCCGCGGTTCCACGGCCCGATTCGGCACCCACGATCCTCGGGCGGGCCGAGCGTGGCGGGCAGTCCGGGACGGGCGCTGACCTTAACCGGATCGGCCGCCCCCGCATACCTGGCCGAGCGTTCAGCGGCGAAGCGGTGCCAGTATCCCCATCGCGATGCTTCGCGCAACACGACTGGCGGAAGGCGGCGGGCTTGTCTACGCTCCACCAAAGGTGCCGCTCAACCCCGAAGACAGCGCAGACGAGCATCGCGTCGTCGCGGGGGGCGAGCTGGCGCCCGAGGCGCTCGACGAGCCCAACCCCACGGCGTTGCTGGCCGAGTGCTTCGGTCGCGCGCGCCCGGTGCTGAAGGCGCTGGTGGCCGGCGTCGAGGCCGGTGACGCACTCGTGGTCGCGACCGATCGCAAGGGCTTTCCGGTTGCGCAGCGCGTGCTCCGTCGGCCTCGCGACCTGCCGCGTGCGGTCGTGATCGGTCGCCACAACCGCTGCGCGCTCTCGATCCCGAACGACAACCGCGTGAGCCTGCGTCACGTCCTTCTGACGGCGTGGGCCGGTGACGGTCCGATTCGCTACCGCGGCTACGATCTCGGCGGGCGCGCAGGGGTGCAGCTCGCCGATGGCAAGCGCGTGCCGGGCTTCTCGTTGATGGGCCACGGGCTGGTCAGCCTCGGTCGCACGATCGTGTTCGTGCTGCCGGGTGGTACGCCCGGCGTGGCGTTGCTCGACGGCAGCGACCAGGA encodes:
- the atpH gene encoding ATP synthase F1 subunit delta, coding for MIPGSLARRYARALLQLAPSPAARDKYAKDLGALAELGRAADENGLTLLAALSSRRFSVADRKKLLEALGRRVGADPMVIKFLAHAIDKDRIVGLPEISRAFLRLSDEAANRVQAEITSAAPMSADAVSRLQQALATATGKTVVVTTAVDPALLGGVVTKVGSYVIDGSLRTQLARMRETLQH
- a CDS encoding F0F1 ATP synthase subunit alpha, translated to MEIRADEISRIIREQVAGYDNSLSVQETGTVLTVGDGIARVDGLGNAMAGELLDFPHGVRGMVLNLEEGNVGIALLGNDHLIKEGDTVKRTGTIMSVPVGKGLIGRVVNALGEPIDGQGPLVDVESRVVEIKAPGIVKRKSVHEPMQTGIKAIDAMIPIGRGQRELIIGDRQTGKTAVAVDTILNQKGQNMICVYVAIGQKQSTVATVVDRLRRAGAMEYTIVVAATSSESAPLQFLAPYSGVTMGEFFRDNGGHALLVYDDLSKQAVAYRQLSLLLRRPPGREAYPGDVFFLHSRLLERACKLSNKEGAGSLTALPIIETQAGDVSAYIPTNVISITDGQIFLEGQLFNRGIRPALNVGISVSRVGGSAQIPAMKRYAGTLRLYLAQYRELEAFSQFASDLDKATRATLNRGARLVELLKQPQYQPLDVALQVASIRAGTTGELDELELAHVAKFEKELHDWLKEKRGPLLDQVRAAKKKDELVQLDKDLDEAIVTFKKTFKA
- a CDS encoding polymer-forming cytoskeletal protein, with product MNTPDITTILGKGSAFDGKLTFEGAVRIDGEFSGEIRTQGTLIVGESADVRAQIVAARIVIEGTVRGDISASESIEIHAPARVYGNLSSPALEIQRGSVFEGNCQMDGSGQHATTGNGQRKRDKAPTPTDTAAVG
- a CDS encoding ATP synthase F0 subunit B, whose protein sequence is MDHAALLSTLTDALPSSLALVGAPVVDIDGTLFVQGGIFLALVVILNPLLFKPWLATQARRAEAIDGAARKAVALEQEADALVKDYDAKLAAARDQAADLRGAAHREEEQAQAAKLATAREAASAEATAARERIARESEAARTELSGRVDELAQTIASKLLGRGAA
- a CDS encoding ATP synthase F0 subunit B codes for the protein MSRIPRVMSFATWLALANLALANVALAAPAHGEAAPAAHAAAPAAGHEAAHGGGIEWISPIFGNTGKTGLLWILINFAVLMWLLEKLLFSKLRASTARKSDEIKSQLDRASAAREQAEGVMKDVRARLARMDGEVEEILTEARSRAAADRSRIIAAAEAEAERIRQSAIAAAEREGELRRRQLEKEIVDRAVARAEVLLRERIGAADQVRMVDDYIRQTASAPLGAAEGGPS